In Blastopirellula sp. J2-11, a single genomic region encodes these proteins:
- a CDS encoding FG-GAP repeat domain-containing protein: protein MPHRPLFACFLLLFALPLMLRAEDKISFQKQQLDSKFRSEGVAAGDFNRDGKLDIAAGGAWYEAPDWKMHSIIPKAIEFDPQKYSVSFCNFAEDVNHDGWVDLIVVDFPGKQTWWFENPGKNGGPWPRHEAVHVTNNESPDYVDVDGDGKRELILGFEPGNKIGYAQPGDDPGAPWKLTAVSQKDAPGTQRFSHGIGLGDINNDGRDDILVNEGWWEAPEDRSQAAWEFHPANFGEACSHMYVYDFDDDGDNDVISASAHKHGVWWYENTPEGFQRHVIDKTFSQTHAARFIDINGDGLPDFVTGKRFWAHGGHDPSGNEPAVVVWYELTRKEGKPVWTPHIIDSNSGVGTQFEVIDMNDDGLLDVITANKQGVFYFEQQRKP, encoded by the coding sequence ATGCCCCATCGCCCCCTTTTTGCTTGCTTCTTGCTACTCTTCGCCCTGCCGTTGATGCTGCGCGCCGAAGACAAAATCAGCTTCCAGAAACAACAGCTCGACTCAAAGTTCCGCAGCGAAGGCGTCGCGGCAGGCGATTTTAATCGCGACGGCAAGCTTGATATCGCCGCCGGCGGAGCTTGGTACGAAGCCCCCGACTGGAAGATGCATTCGATCATCCCCAAAGCGATCGAGTTCGATCCCCAAAAATACAGCGTCTCGTTTTGCAACTTCGCCGAAGACGTCAATCACGATGGCTGGGTCGATTTGATCGTGGTTGATTTTCCTGGCAAGCAGACCTGGTGGTTTGAAAATCCGGGCAAAAACGGAGGCCCTTGGCCGCGTCATGAAGCGGTGCATGTCACCAACAACGAAAGCCCCGATTACGTGGACGTCGACGGCGATGGTAAACGCGAGTTGATTCTCGGCTTCGAACCGGGCAACAAGATCGGCTACGCGCAACCAGGCGACGACCCCGGCGCACCATGGAAGCTAACCGCCGTCTCCCAAAAAGACGCACCCGGCACGCAGCGATTTTCTCATGGCATTGGCCTGGGCGATATCAACAACGACGGTCGCGACGACATCCTGGTGAATGAAGGCTGGTGGGAAGCGCCGGAAGATCGCAGCCAAGCGGCTTGGGAATTTCACCCCGCCAACTTTGGCGAAGCTTGCTCGCACATGTACGTCTACGACTTTGACGACGATGGAGATAACGACGTCATCAGCGCCAGCGCCCATAAACATGGCGTCTGGTGGTATGAAAATACTCCGGAAGGCTTCCAGCGGCATGTTATCGACAAAACATTTTCGCAAACGCACGCTGCGCGATTCATCGATATCAATGGCGACGGCTTGCCCGACTTCGTTACCGGCAAACGCTTCTGGGCACATGGCGGTCACGATCCATCCGGCAACGAGCCGGCCGTCGTCGTCTGGTATGAACTAACGAGAAAAGAAGGGAAACCGGTGTGGACGCCCCACATTATCGACAGCAACAGCGGCGTCGGCACCCAGTTTGAAGTGATTGACATGAACGATGACGGTCTGCTGGATGTGATCACCGCCAACAAGCAAGGCGTTTTCTACTTCGAGCAACAACGCAAACCTTAA
- a CDS encoding methyltransferase family protein, translating into MNTNATTTSFSPLEADLPRFKRLVWEMCTNVVLAAFFFRFAWIQGEAFFTWYRLSTLLLLVKVSSDVFFYLIRKPPEKVSMSLYDWTVAIMGTYAVILFMPAGASHDTLFGQIVQCVGLGLQIFAMASLNRSIGVVAANRGIKTGGMYRWVRHPLYLSYVVAFGGYLINQFSYWNAAVYCGAVLLWMLRIMAEERLLTQDESYREYATRVRWKMIPGLV; encoded by the coding sequence GTGAACACCAACGCTACAACAACCTCATTTTCACCGCTGGAAGCCGATCTGCCCCGATTCAAGCGTCTCGTTTGGGAGATGTGCACCAACGTCGTGTTGGCCGCATTTTTCTTTCGCTTCGCCTGGATCCAGGGAGAAGCGTTCTTCACCTGGTACCGCTTGAGCACCTTGCTGCTGTTGGTGAAAGTCTCGAGCGACGTCTTCTTCTACTTGATCCGCAAACCGCCAGAGAAAGTGTCGATGTCGCTGTACGACTGGACCGTCGCGATCATGGGAACCTATGCGGTGATCCTGTTCATGCCGGCCGGCGCTAGCCATGACACGCTGTTTGGGCAGATCGTGCAATGCGTCGGCCTCGGCTTGCAGATCTTCGCCATGGCGTCGCTCAATCGCAGCATCGGCGTGGTCGCGGCCAATCGCGGGATCAAAACCGGCGGCATGTATCGCTGGGTTCGGCATCCGCTCTACCTAAGCTATGTCGTCGCTTTCGGCGGCTACCTGATCAATCAATTCAGCTACTGGAACGCCGCCGTCTACTGCGGCGCCGTGTTGCTATGGATGCTGCGAATCATGGCCGAAGAACGACTGCTAACGCAGGACGAAAGCTATCGCGAATACGCAACACGCGTCCGCTGGAAGATGATCCCGGGCCTGGTCTAG
- a CDS encoding REP-associated tyrosine transposase produces MPNYRRAYVPGGLYFFTLKTERNAPIFQKEWAAKLLGEIFREAKRLRPFETNAAVLLPDHLHAIWSLPSGDADYSTRWAWIKKEFTIRYLAAGGKERPVSDSRHRNRRRGVWQRRFWEHTIESEADYDAHFDYLHWNPVKHGYVKCPKYWKFSTFHRWVEAGVYPLNWGCGLHAPPTFANIATTGE; encoded by the coding sequence ATGCCGAACTACCGTCGCGCCTATGTGCCTGGAGGTCTCTACTTCTTTACCTTGAAGACGGAACGCAATGCCCCAATTTTCCAAAAGGAATGGGCCGCCAAATTACTAGGCGAGATCTTTCGCGAAGCCAAACGACTCCGCCCCTTCGAGACCAATGCGGCTGTCTTGCTGCCTGACCACTTGCATGCAATCTGGTCACTCCCCTCCGGTGACGCCGATTACTCCACGCGATGGGCATGGATTAAGAAAGAATTTACCATTCGGTACCTAGCTGCCGGAGGCAAGGAACGGCCCGTCTCCGATTCACGCCATCGAAACAGACGACGCGGAGTTTGGCAGCGGCGATTTTGGGAACATACGATCGAGAGCGAAGCGGACTATGACGCCCATTTCGACTACCTTCATTGGAATCCAGTGAAGCATGGCTACGTGAAGTGCCCGAAATATTGGAAGTTTTCCACCTTCCATCGCTGGGTCGAAGCCGGCGTTTATCCTTTGAACTGGGGATGCGGACTGCATGCTCCGCCAACGTTCGCCAATATTGCAACCACCGGCGAATGA
- a CDS encoding P-II family nitrogen regulator translates to MKKVEAIIRHHKMEDVKTALNDMGVHGMTVSEVQGYGRQKGHTENYRGAEYSVDFVPKHKIEIICSDGNLQLVIDTILKSAQTGQIGDGKLFIYDVKQAIRIRTGEMGEDAV, encoded by the coding sequence ATGAAAAAAGTGGAAGCGATTATTCGGCACCACAAGATGGAAGATGTCAAAACGGCGCTCAATGACATGGGCGTTCACGGCATGACCGTCAGTGAAGTGCAAGGTTACGGCCGCCAAAAAGGGCACACCGAGAACTACCGCGGCGCCGAGTATTCGGTCGACTTTGTGCCCAAGCACAAAATCGAGATTATCTGCAGCGACGGAAATCTGCAGCTGGTCATCGACACGATTTTGAAGTCGGCGCAAACCGGCCAGATCGGTGACGGAAAGCTGTTTATCTACGACGTCAAACAGGCGATCCGCATTCGTACCGGCGAAATGGGGGAAGACGCCGTTTGA
- a CDS encoding ammonium transporter translates to MRTHVRSALSLCALLLILTSAVAVFAQEGSPVPDDLPVGSPDVAEMIEQDAAAGEGLDTGDNAWMLMSSALVLLMTAPGLAMFYSGLVRRKNVLSVMMQCMFLMGLMTVVWALWGYSLSFGGSDPYFGNADYLFMNNVQSHYDVGASQIVTPMEGTIPRYTHMLFQGMFFIITPALICGAFAERMKFSSMALFSVLWGTFVYCPLCHWVWDEGILFYGGESAIAGGALDFAGGTVVHISSGVSALMCALLIGNRLGFGNDDMRPHNLTYTTLGAGLLWFGWFGFNAGSALSANSLAANAFAVTHFSAAAGAVAWAAMEWINHGKASVLGCASGAVAGLVCITPAAGFVLPMPALAMGALAGIICYYAVIHLKHKLHYDDSLDAFGVHGVGGTLGAILTGVFATRNVFGGAEGQPIGLYEGGGISLLIGQITAVGITILFSVVVTFLLLKLIDFTIGLRVPQENEIRGLDLAEHGEEGYIFN, encoded by the coding sequence ATGCGCACGCATGTTCGCAGCGCGCTAAGCCTATGCGCGCTTCTGTTGATTCTGACATCCGCGGTCGCGGTTTTCGCCCAAGAGGGTTCGCCGGTTCCCGATGACCTGCCGGTCGGCTCGCCCGATGTGGCGGAGATGATTGAGCAAGACGCCGCTGCCGGAGAAGGTCTCGATACCGGCGACAATGCCTGGATGTTGATGAGCAGTGCGCTGGTGCTGTTGATGACGGCGCCCGGCCTGGCGATGTTCTACAGCGGCTTGGTTCGGCGCAAAAATGTGCTGAGCGTGATGATGCAGTGCATGTTTCTGATGGGGCTGATGACGGTCGTCTGGGCGCTCTGGGGCTATTCGCTGTCGTTCGGCGGATCCGATCCCTATTTCGGCAACGCCGACTACTTATTTATGAACAACGTGCAATCGCACTACGACGTCGGCGCGAGCCAGATCGTCACCCCGATGGAAGGCACCATCCCGCGCTATACGCACATGCTGTTTCAAGGGATGTTCTTTATCATCACGCCGGCTTTGATCTGCGGCGCCTTCGCCGAGCGGATGAAGTTCAGCAGCATGGCCCTCTTCTCGGTGCTGTGGGGAACTTTCGTCTATTGCCCGCTGTGTCACTGGGTCTGGGACGAAGGAATATTGTTCTACGGCGGCGAGTCGGCCATCGCCGGGGGCGCACTCGACTTTGCCGGCGGCACAGTCGTGCATATTAGCTCGGGAGTTTCGGCGCTGATGTGTGCGTTATTGATCGGCAATCGGCTCGGTTTTGGTAATGACGACATGCGTCCGCATAACTTGACCTACACGACGCTGGGCGCCGGACTGCTCTGGTTTGGCTGGTTCGGCTTCAACGCCGGCAGCGCCTTGTCGGCCAATAGCCTGGCCGCCAACGCTTTTGCGGTAACCCACTTCTCGGCTGCCGCCGGAGCGGTCGCCTGGGCGGCGATGGAATGGATCAACCACGGCAAGGCGAGCGTGCTCGGCTGCGCGTCAGGCGCCGTCGCCGGACTGGTTTGCATCACGCCGGCCGCCGGATTTGTGCTGCCGATGCCAGCACTTGCGATGGGCGCGCTGGCTGGGATCATTTGCTACTACGCCGTCATCCACCTGAAGCACAAGCTGCACTATGACGACTCGCTAGACGCGTTTGGCGTGCACGGAGTTGGCGGAACTTTGGGCGCTATTTTGACCGGCGTTTTCGCCACGCGAAATGTTTTCGGCGGAGCTGAAGGCCAGCCGATTGGTTTGTACGAAGGGGGCGGAATTTCGCTTCTGATCGGCCAAATCACGGCCGTAGGGATCACCATCCTCTTTTCGGTTGTCGTGACCTTCCTGCTGCTGAAGCTGATCGACTTCACGATTGGTCTGCGCGTACCGCAAGAAAACGAGATTCGCGGGCTCGACTTGGCCGAACATGGGGAAGAGGGCTATATCTTCAATTAG
- a CDS encoding cob(I)yrinic acid a,c-diamide adenosyltransferase, whose amino-acid sequence MKIYTKTGDNGETGLYRGGRVRKDDRRIVAIGDIDELNALLGLVLSLAASPEIAEPISFIQNDLFALGAQIASPDPAAAGTTLLNDDSITRLEQTIDLAQSHLTPLTAFILPGGSTLGAHLHQARAVCRRSERHLVTLFDGKYDASAQVALRYVNRLADLLFVLARWSNQLSGHHETEWHPAGT is encoded by the coding sequence ATGAAGATTTATACGAAAACCGGCGATAACGGCGAAACCGGGCTCTATCGGGGCGGTCGCGTTCGCAAAGATGACCGCCGAATCGTCGCGATCGGCGATATTGACGAGCTGAACGCGCTGCTGGGGCTCGTGCTCTCCCTGGCCGCTTCGCCCGAAATCGCCGAGCCGATCAGTTTCATCCAAAACGATTTGTTCGCATTGGGAGCGCAGATCGCGTCGCCAGACCCGGCGGCTGCCGGTACGACGCTGCTCAACGATGACAGCATTACGCGGCTTGAACAAACGATCGATCTGGCCCAGTCGCATCTGACCCCGCTAACGGCCTTTATTCTGCCAGGCGGTTCGACCCTCGGCGCCCATCTGCATCAAGCCAGAGCCGTTTGTCGCCGATCCGAACGCCATCTGGTGACGCTCTTCGATGGGAAATACGACGCATCGGCACAAGTAGCCCTGCGCTACGTCAATCGCCTGGCGGACTTGCTGTTCGTACTGGCTCGGTGGTCAAACCAACTATCCGGACATCACGAAACCGAGTGGCATCCCGCTGGTACGTGA
- a CDS encoding TolB family protein — translation MRWISGCLVLALTATTFCLAEEPASIESNFLSNVRQVTSGMVKAGEGYFSPDGETIVYQAVPPQYPFYQIYTQPLAGGEPTLISTGRGRTTCAYFSPDAKQIMFASSHLDPMMTETEKAEIAQQEADRKSGTRRRYSWDFDPYTDIFAKDLKSGELTPLTTEKGYDAEGAYNQDGTKIAFCSDRDGDPDIYIMDADGSNQKQLTDAKGYDGGPFISPNGKWIVFRSDRKEEGFLQIYVIGVDGQHETALTDNVGVNWAPYWHPTEPYIIWAGADHSQPGRPNYDLWLMKYEETADAIKPGKIWRITDSAAADVLPVFSPDGKQLMWTSTRTDDHSSQLFIADFKFPQEEQ, via the coding sequence ATGCGTTGGATCAGCGGATGTTTGGTATTGGCCCTGACGGCGACGACCTTCTGTTTGGCGGAAGAGCCGGCTTCGATCGAAAGTAATTTTCTCTCGAATGTTCGTCAGGTGACCAGCGGCATGGTCAAAGCAGGCGAAGGCTATTTTTCGCCGGACGGCGAGACGATTGTCTATCAAGCCGTTCCACCGCAGTACCCATTCTACCAAATTTACACGCAGCCTCTGGCCGGCGGCGAGCCGACGTTGATCAGCACCGGACGAGGGCGGACCACTTGCGCCTACTTTTCGCCCGACGCGAAGCAGATCATGTTCGCGAGCAGCCATCTTGATCCAATGATGACTGAAACCGAAAAAGCGGAAATCGCCCAACAAGAAGCGGATCGCAAGTCGGGGACGCGTCGGCGCTACTCTTGGGATTTTGATCCGTATACCGACATCTTCGCCAAAGACTTGAAGTCGGGCGAACTAACGCCGTTGACGACCGAAAAAGGGTACGACGCCGAAGGCGCCTACAACCAAGACGGAACCAAGATCGCCTTCTGCAGCGATCGCGACGGCGATCCTGACATCTACATCATGGATGCCGACGGGTCGAATCAGAAACAGCTGACCGACGCCAAAGGATACGACGGGGGACCGTTCATTTCTCCCAACGGCAAGTGGATCGTCTTTCGTAGCGATCGCAAAGAAGAAGGCTTTTTGCAGATCTACGTGATCGGCGTCGATGGCCAGCACGAGACGGCGCTGACCGATAATGTCGGCGTGAACTGGGCGCCCTATTGGCACCCGACCGAGCCGTACATCATTTGGGCCGGCGCCGATCATTCGCAGCCGGGGCGTCCGAACTATGACTTATGGCTGATGAAGTACGAAGAAACGGCTGATGCGATCAAGCCGGGGAAGATCTGGCGCATTACCGATTCCGCCGCGGCCGACGTGTTGCCGGTCTTCTCACCCGATGGAAAACAGTTGATGTGGACCAGCACGCGAACCGATGATCACAGCAGTCAACTGTTCATCGCCGATTTCAAATTTCCGCAGGAAGAGCAATAG
- a CDS encoding bis(5'-nucleosyl)-tetraphosphatase, translating into MQDENADLPETKACGFLIVKGNPIKSFLLMRHKDRWDLPKGHVDPGEEEMTCALRELEEETGITSQDIQVDPNFRFSLQYVVNYKKRLGGVTALKTTVYFLATLTNDVPLKLTEHQGSEWFAWNPPHVIQQQTIDPLLAAVAQHVSS; encoded by the coding sequence ATGCAGGATGAAAACGCCGACTTGCCAGAGACGAAGGCATGCGGCTTTTTGATCGTCAAAGGGAATCCCATTAAGTCGTTCCTGCTGATGCGGCACAAGGATCGCTGGGACTTGCCCAAAGGGCATGTCGATCCCGGCGAAGAGGAAATGACCTGCGCCTTGCGTGAGTTGGAAGAAGAGACCGGGATCACGTCGCAAGATATTCAGGTCGATCCCAACTTTCGCTTCTCGTTGCAGTATGTGGTGAACTACAAAAAACGACTCGGCGGCGTGACGGCGTTAAAAACCACCGTCTACTTTTTGGCGACCTTGACCAACGATGTCCCACTGAAGCTGACCGAGCATCAGGGATCAGAGTGGTTCGCTTGGAATCCTCCGCACGTGATCCAACAGCAGACGATTGATCCGCTGTTGGCTGCGGTCGCACAACACGTTAGTTCGTAA
- a CDS encoding RING finger protein — MTIFLLITVTTLLTIGVLWAVGVRFRSDPIQAMHAIAQMYDGKFTQTKNPEQTAVSFDLHGQPAMLRIKPPVGYAGRYLTEFRTTWPEPRLRLQIQPRKTLRPDFFYDESPTIESGDVDFDAKYRLYAEQPETARNLIAAQLFSALDELNHLTRPGAAYVEIHDGFLFVTLEKTFGYAEQLEVLVAWCCEIRIPSTTITPNDEQAQSAANETKVPDTMRTICNACGDVVKEDGVSCTDCGAIYHRRCWDPKVGCVLYSCEGTKATEASLTN; from the coding sequence ATGACGATCTTCCTACTCATTACCGTCACGACTTTGCTGACGATCGGAGTGTTATGGGCCGTTGGCGTCCGATTTCGCTCAGATCCCATTCAAGCGATGCACGCCATCGCCCAAATGTATGACGGCAAGTTCACGCAGACCAAGAACCCCGAACAAACGGCCGTCTCGTTTGATCTGCACGGGCAACCGGCGATGTTGCGCATCAAACCGCCGGTTGGTTACGCAGGCCGCTATCTGACCGAGTTTCGCACCACCTGGCCTGAGCCGCGACTACGTCTGCAGATTCAGCCGCGCAAAACGTTGCGGCCTGACTTCTTCTATGACGAGTCGCCGACGATTGAGTCGGGCGACGTTGACTTTGACGCGAAGTATCGGTTGTACGCCGAACAGCCCGAGACTGCTCGCAACCTGATCGCGGCTCAACTTTTTTCCGCCCTCGACGAGCTGAATCATCTGACTCGCCCTGGCGCGGCCTACGTCGAAATCCATGACGGTTTTCTCTTCGTCACGCTAGAGAAGACCTTCGGCTATGCCGAGCAGCTGGAAGTCCTGGTCGCCTGGTGCTGCGAGATTCGCATCCCCTCAACGACGATCACGCCCAACGATGAACAAGCGCAGTCGGCTGCGAACGAGACCAAGGTTCCGGATACGATGCGAACCATCTGCAACGCGTGCGGCGACGTCGTGAAAGAAGATGGCGTCTCCTGCACCGATTGCGGCGCGATCTATCATCGCCGCTGTTGGGATCCGAAAGTTGGTTGCGTGCTTTACTCGTGCGAAGGCACGAAGGCGACCGAAGCGTCGCTTACGAACTAA
- a CDS encoding transglutaminase-like domain-containing protein, whose protein sequence is MNTILRPVQILMIVLLVTVLTTGCTREVAQTDPAPLVEPNQDQQPQEKQPVAPADEQAIETLEELWSAIIQQGRKTGNTHEVVRRIQKQDRELIESTSIEKIAMRRQAQTIETNVVNRFLETPSGQLVAYETKINQGGSSSSFAGQVSPDGTQLKITTTAAGRSFSEQIPWKPEWGGVYAASQLLENPPIKPGQTRETTALAPMINQACQIKYVAGKLEPVKLLDGSEVELLSVTNVISQKGKLLMEIPMWVDLEGHTVKMAPPGPGMVIYRCTQAFAESPIEAVEFDLAAETIVPIAQPLTGVHTANKSAEYLITLKNKISPTLFPTSGSQWTSDLTEKSLHLHLIALRPETKLPQQLAEQTPPTDADLAASSLVQVDDPLVQKMAAQAKTPSSEPWKLAVELEQQVHQAIQQKDFSQAFASAAEVAKSKTGDCTEHAVLLIALLRAHKIPARAAVGLVYYNGKSGKGFAYHMWTEAWIDGRWIPIDATLGRGGIGVGHLKIADSDLAGGGALAAFLPVTQVIGNIEIKPLSME, encoded by the coding sequence TTGAATACGATCCTACGCCCCGTGCAAATCCTAATGATTGTCCTGCTGGTAACGGTGTTAACGACCGGCTGCACAAGGGAAGTCGCACAAACGGATCCAGCTCCGCTGGTCGAGCCGAACCAAGACCAGCAACCTCAAGAAAAGCAGCCTGTTGCGCCTGCCGACGAACAGGCGATAGAGACGTTGGAAGAACTCTGGTCGGCCATCATTCAGCAAGGCCGCAAGACCGGCAATACGCACGAAGTGGTCCGCCGCATTCAAAAACAAGATCGCGAGTTGATCGAATCGACCTCGATCGAAAAGATCGCCATGCGGCGCCAAGCACAGACGATTGAGACGAACGTCGTTAATCGCTTCCTCGAAACCCCCTCGGGGCAACTTGTTGCGTACGAAACCAAGATCAATCAGGGAGGAAGCAGTTCGTCGTTCGCCGGCCAGGTTTCCCCCGATGGCACTCAGCTGAAAATCACAACCACCGCCGCCGGACGCAGCTTTTCCGAGCAGATCCCTTGGAAACCAGAGTGGGGCGGCGTCTATGCCGCGTCTCAGCTGCTAGAGAACCCGCCGATCAAGCCGGGCCAAACGCGCGAGACGACGGCGCTGGCCCCCATGATCAATCAGGCTTGCCAGATCAAGTATGTCGCCGGCAAGCTAGAGCCGGTGAAGTTGCTCGACGGCAGCGAGGTCGAACTGCTCAGCGTCACGAACGTAATCTCCCAGAAAGGGAAGTTGCTGATGGAGATTCCGATGTGGGTCGATCTCGAAGGGCACACGGTCAAGATGGCGCCTCCGGGGCCTGGCATGGTGATCTATCGCTGCACGCAAGCTTTCGCCGAATCGCCGATTGAAGCGGTCGAGTTTGATCTTGCCGCAGAAACGATCGTGCCGATCGCCCAACCGCTGACCGGCGTTCATACGGCCAACAAATCGGCCGAGTATTTGATCACGCTGAAAAACAAGATCTCGCCCACCCTCTTTCCGACTAGCGGTAGTCAATGGACCAGCGACCTGACCGAAAAATCGCTCCATCTCCATCTGATCGCACTGCGTCCTGAGACAAAATTACCGCAGCAACTCGCCGAGCAAACTCCGCCGACCGACGCTGATCTGGCGGCGAGCAGCCTAGTGCAAGTCGATGATCCCTTGGTGCAAAAAATGGCCGCGCAGGCCAAGACGCCCAGCAGCGAGCCTTGGAAACTTGCGGTCGAACTGGAACAGCAAGTTCATCAGGCGATCCAGCAAAAAGACTTTTCGCAGGCATTCGCTTCGGCCGCCGAAGTCGCCAAATCCAAAACCGGCGACTGCACTGAACATGCGGTCTTGCTAATCGCTCTGCTACGCGCCCACAAGATTCCGGCCCGTGCGGCGGTCGGCCTGGTTTACTACAACGGTAAGTCGGGCAAAGGCTTCGCCTATCACATGTGGACCGAAGCCTGGATCGATGGTCGCTGGATCCCGATCGACGCCACCTTGGGCCGCGGAGGGATCGGAGTTGGGCATCTCAAAATCGCCGATTCTGACCTGGCTGGGGGAGGCGCACTCGCCGCATTTTTGCCGGTGACGCAAGTCATTGGGAACATTGAGATTAAGCCGCTCAGCATGGAATAG
- a CDS encoding pyridoxal phosphate-dependent aminotransferase, with protein sequence MTHPWIADRTAAFDSSGIRKVFDLAAKMTDPINLSIGQPDFDVPDEVKDSAIAAIREGKNGYALTQGMPVLQNKLQASIDAEWGHRDRTTFVCSGTSGGLVLSMLALVNPGDEVIIFDPYFVMYESLVKLVGGVPVIINTYPDFRIDLEKVEAAITPRTKLILLNSPANPTGVVATEAEVAGLAKLAGAKNIALISDEIYRTFTYGDFVSPAKYNDQTIVIDGFSKSYGMTGWRVGYVHGPSAVIETMVKLQQYTFVCAPQPAQWASAAALDVDMSEHVATYARKRDLMLEGIGDLYEVSQPDGAFYIFPKAPWGTGTEFVAKAIENNLLIIPGNIFSKQDTHFRISYAASDETLKRGVDTLRKLAQG encoded by the coding sequence ATGACTCACCCTTGGATCGCCGATCGTACCGCCGCTTTTGACTCCAGCGGCATTCGTAAAGTCTTTGACCTCGCGGCGAAAATGACCGACCCGATCAACCTCTCGATCGGGCAGCCGGACTTTGACGTTCCGGACGAAGTGAAAGACTCGGCGATTGCGGCGATCCGTGAAGGCAAAAACGGCTATGCGTTGACGCAAGGGATGCCGGTCCTGCAAAACAAGCTGCAAGCGTCGATTGACGCCGAATGGGGGCATCGCGATCGAACGACCTTCGTCTGTTCGGGCACCAGCGGCGGCCTGGTGCTGTCGATGTTGGCCCTGGTCAATCCCGGCGACGAAGTGATCATTTTCGACCCTTACTTTGTGATGTACGAATCGCTGGTGAAGTTGGTCGGCGGCGTGCCGGTCATCATCAACACCTATCCAGACTTCCGCATTGATCTGGAGAAAGTGGAAGCGGCGATTACCCCGCGAACCAAGCTGATCCTGCTCAACAGCCCCGCCAACCCAACCGGCGTTGTCGCGACCGAAGCCGAAGTCGCTGGGTTGGCCAAGTTGGCGGGGGCGAAGAATATCGCGCTGATCTCCGACGAGATCTATCGCACGTTCACTTATGGCGACTTCGTATCTCCCGCCAAATACAACGATCAAACGATCGTGATCGACGGCTTCTCAAAAAGCTACGGCATGACCGGTTGGCGCGTCGGCTACGTACATGGCCCATCCGCCGTGATTGAAACGATGGTCAAGCTGCAGCAATACACCTTTGTCTGCGCTCCGCAGCCGGCGCAATGGGCCAGCGCCGCGGCGCTCGATGTCGACATGAGCGAGCATGTCGCGACTTACGCGCGCAAGCGAGATTTGATGCTGGAAGGAATTGGCGATCTTTACGAAGTTTCCCAGCCCGACGGCGCCTTCTATATTTTCCCCAAAGCGCCATGGGGAACAGGCACTGAATTTGTCGCCAAAGCGATCGAAAACAACCTGCTAATCATCCCCGGCAATATTTTCAGTAAACAAGACACCCACTTCCGCATCTCCTATGCGGCGTCTGACGAAACGCTCAAGCGAGGGGTCGATACTTTGCGCAAGTTAGCCCAAGGATAA
- a CDS encoding TadE/TadG family type IV pilus assembly protein — protein MRRTTCNQTRHGMAVAELAICLPVVVLILMAAIQGAEMMFLKQSVAIAAYEGCRAALQPNSTTAAAVNAASSVLADRSISGATIDPSNFTKAKTGADVTISITVPVARNSTLQGWMFSPPTITSSVTMMKEY, from the coding sequence ATGCGACGAACAACTTGCAATCAAACGCGTCACGGCATGGCTGTCGCCGAGTTGGCGATCTGCCTGCCGGTGGTCGTGCTGATTTTGATGGCGGCGATTCAAGGCGCCGAAATGATGTTTTTGAAACAATCGGTCGCGATCGCGGCCTACGAAGGATGTCGCGCCGCGTTGCAACCGAACTCGACGACCGCCGCCGCCGTAAACGCCGCGTCCTCGGTCTTGGCGGATCGCAGCATTTCTGGTGCGACGATCGATCCGTCGAACTTTACGAAAGCGAAAACGGGGGCGGACGTGACGATCTCGATCACCGTTCCCGTCGCGCGCAATTCGACGCTGCAAGGTTGGATGTTTTCACCGCCCACAATCACCTCATCGGTCACGATGATGAAAGAGTATTGA